A section of the Amycolatopsis sp. AA4 genome encodes:
- a CDS encoding ABC transporter permease has protein sequence MTDPNLVGGGGVDAAQLSHVDSSADAGPKKPRSLWGDAWRQLRRKPTFVISALIILLVVLIAIAPGLFSHRPAGYSDLTHANEGPSADAWFGYDNQGYDVYARTIYGARASLLVGVFATLLTVLFGSLIGIVAGYYGRIVDSLLSRLGDIFAGLPFVLGAIVILTTFNAPGTNPGQVTIIVQVVCSIAVLTWPVAMRIMRSATLVAKQLDYVKAARALGASTPRIVFRHLLPNTLAPVLVYATIALGAAIGAEATLAYLGIGVRPPVVSWGVMISDARDYFRAVPHMLLFPGAFVTITVLAFVMLGDGIRDALDPKSR, from the coding sequence CGGCGGAGGGGTCGACGCGGCACAGCTGTCGCATGTGGACAGCTCGGCCGACGCCGGCCCGAAGAAACCGCGCAGTCTGTGGGGCGACGCGTGGCGGCAGCTGCGCCGCAAGCCGACGTTCGTCATCTCCGCGTTGATCATCCTGCTGGTCGTGCTGATCGCGATCGCGCCGGGGCTGTTCTCGCACCGTCCGGCCGGGTACAGCGACCTGACCCACGCCAACGAGGGCCCGTCCGCGGACGCCTGGTTCGGCTACGACAACCAGGGCTACGACGTCTACGCGCGGACCATTTACGGGGCGAGGGCGTCGCTTCTGGTCGGCGTTTTCGCGACGCTGTTGACTGTCCTTTTCGGATCGCTGATCGGCATCGTCGCTGGCTATTACGGCCGGATCGTCGACAGCCTGCTCTCGAGGCTCGGCGACATCTTCGCCGGTCTTCCGTTCGTGCTCGGCGCGATCGTCATCCTGACCACGTTCAACGCGCCCGGCACGAATCCCGGGCAGGTCACCATCATCGTGCAGGTAGTGTGCTCGATCGCGGTGCTGACCTGGCCGGTGGCGATGCGCATCATGCGGTCCGCGACGTTGGTGGCCAAGCAGCTGGACTACGTGAAGGCGGCCCGCGCGCTCGGTGCGAGCACTCCGCGGATCGTGTTCCGGCACCTGCTGCCGAACACGCTCGCGCCGGTGCTCGTGTACGCCACGATCGCGCTCGGCGCGGCTATCGGGGCCGAGGCGACGCTGGCGTACCTCGGCATCGGCGTGCGGCCGCCGGTGGTGTCGTGGGGCGTCATGATCAGCGACGCGCGCGACTACTTCCGCGCGGTCCCGCACATGCTCCTGTTCCCCGGTGCGTTCGTCACCATCACCGTGCTCGCGTTCGTGATGCTCGGCGACGGTATCCGCGACGCGCTCGACCCGAAGTCGAGGTAG